Genomic window (Arachis hypogaea cultivar Tifrunner chromosome 13, arahy.Tifrunner.gnm2.J5K5, whole genome shotgun sequence):
ACCATGGTGGAATTACATTTCTTGCAGAACAGGTATCCATCCAGTATGGGATTCTCATCGGAGCTCTCTAATTCAGATTGTTGTACATCAACTCTCTCTCAAATATGTTTTGTATGACAGCATTTGCAAGAAGTTTAACCACTCCTGTTTGATGTCAAAATGAATGAATATTAAGGATATTCTTAAtgtctctttttctcttttggtaTATATAAGttctttaatttaaatttcaggTGAGTCATCATCCCCCAATGAGTGCTGGGCATGCTGAGAATGACCATTTTGCATATGATGTGACTTCAAAGTTAAAAACAAAGTTTTTGGGAAATTCTGTTGATGTTTATCCTGTTGGAAGGTAATCATCATGAGATTTAATTTGTTGGTACCTTGTTATGTTGTCATTTGTTGTTTAAGAAGGAATTAGTTTTGTGGATTATTGTTCGCAGAACACGAGTGACCCTCAAGAGAGATGGTGTTGTCTTAGATTTGGTGCCTCCACCTACAAAGGTTAACAACTTGATATTTGGCCGGACTTGGGTTGATTCACCCGGGGAAATGATAATGACAAATTTAACAACGGGAGACAAAGCTGTACTGTACTTTCAACCCTGTGGTTGGTTTGGGTCTGTAACATATCCCTCGCTTCTGTTTGAAAAATTAATCATATCCCTCACTACCATTAACTTACAATTTATGCATATGATCATTTGAAGATAATTGAGTAAAGTTTGTTTCCTCCTTCATCTATTTATgacttctatttttcttctttcatctGTGTAAGTAGCTACTATTGTCAGCACATACAACCGTTGCTATGTACCTGATTTAGCTCTACCTGTTTCCTGATCTGCTGCAGTGCTGGTCGCTATGAAATTGATGGATATATTTACAATTCTTCTGAGGAGCCTAAAATATTAATGACTGGGAAATGGAATGAATCACTGAGTTACCAACCTTGTGACCCAGAAGGAGAGCCTCTACCAAACACGGAAATGAAAGaggtggttttttttttccgtgaTAAACCATGACTTATTTATGCATATCTGTTGAGGAGATGCACATATCCTTATGGCCTTGTTTCtggtattaaaaatataacaatgcTGCTATGAAGAAGGCTGATACTTCACCATCGTCATTGCCATTTCCTCTCTAATTAATGCAGGTTTGGCATGTTGCTGATGTTCCACCAAATGATAAATTCCAGTACACACATTTTGCCCACAAAATAAACAGCTTTGACACCGCCCCCAAAAAGTTGCTGGCATCAGACTCTCGTTTACGCCCAGATAGATATGCACTTGAGTTGGGTGATCTGTCGAAAGCTGGAACAGAGAAAACCAGGTTTCTCACCCtctattttcttgctttttctgTCACCCTTATGTCCAAACACATTGCAAAGTATTCCAAAAGCAATACAATTATTAATTTAAGAGTTCAATATGATCTCTGTTTTCTTCTATGCTCATTGTTGAGATATTGAAATTATTGAGCTGAGGTAGATGCAAATTccattcttttatttatgttgctTTTGTTCATTTCCAGCTTGGAGGAGAGGCAGCGAGCTGAAAAGAGAACCCGAGAAGCAAACGGGCATAACTTCACACCAAGATGGTTTGATCTAACTGAAGAGGTGACAACAACTCCATGGGGAGAATTGGAAATCTACCAGTATAATGGTAAATATTCCGAACACCGGGCTTCTATCGATAACTCTGGCAGCATTGATAATGTTGATGTTAAATCAACTGAATTCAATCCATGGCAATATGGTAACTTGTCCACAGAGTGAACAAGTTCCAAATCGCTTTTGGTTCTTGGATGCTACCAAAGTTGTTGTAACTTCCTCTTGATACATGGAAGAAATCATGAATATTTTGGTTTTCTTGTTGGCTTGTGTACATTGTATCTTAAGTTCTGTTCTGCTTAACTGAACTTAATATTTTAATTGAGATATAGAGTTTTAATTGTGATATAGTGTTTTAAATGGAGCCTTATTTGTGATTACTTGTATATACTCAGCCTAAtttgtgagcatatttttcactcgTGGCCTATTCCTATTATTAAAACTAAAACATGCAAGATATTGAAGGATTCTCAATTTGaatcaatataattataaatcAGCTGAGCTGTTTTCAAGAGAATTATTTAAATGAGATAGTCAATTAATCATCTATCTTAATCAGTTAAAGCACTTTAAATTCTTTTGATGAGATAAGCAAAAGAGACATTCACTTGAGGGATTCAAAAGGTTACTTTTTCAACAAGTTATTCATAATGCTCAATGATGATTCCTATTGGTAACTAGTTTTCACCTTTACCATTTCTCTATTCGGGCTACAAACAATTTAATCATCATGGATCACATACTTTAGGTAGTGTTTATTTACAGAGATTAAAATTAAGATTGGAGAACTAAGACTCGGAATTGTATTTGGTGCCAAAAGCTGGAAGTTtggaactaaaattttagtttcgaGACAAAATTTAAGTTCTTTCAGTATTTTTAGAAAGGGAAGATACAAAGGACTAAAATTTCTAAACACGGAGATTGAAATTTTAAGAATATTTGCTTTAATAActacaaatattttaataaatattcttattttttatacatatttatcTTAAACCAATAAAATATTAAGACATAACTCAatcctatatattttatatcaaatataatacAGAAATCTGGCTTTCAAATTATGTAACTAATTCAATGAGTACTTTTTAGATCACAAACTTTTATGatatcccttaaattgttttttgAATTGAGTTAGATCTATTCAATTGTAATACGATTAAGATAAGTTGGTGTTGTCTGTTATGTATGTTCCTTATGTATAGTATATAAATACAAATTCTTTGAATCTCAGATCTGTAACTAGCTTAATAACATAAAATATCATCATCAGATAGAGACAAAAAATGTAAAGCTTTTCCAGCTTTATTTCTAGGGTTAGAAATGGATTCGGATTCCTTTTCGGCTTGCAATTATAATTACGAAGTGGCCAAATCTGCAATCTCTCTCATCTCATGGGCCAGCTTGCATATCCACAAAACTAGAAAAGCTTTATTTGGTTAAACTTGATTATTATTTCTCACTTAACATGAAATTTATATAACAAATAGTAGGCAACTTAGATCTTGTCATACTTCGTTGTAGATAGCTAGGCAACGATGCCTACAAAGGTGTCACAAAAAGGACTtggcttattattattattcaatattCATCATCACATGTTCATGTGgttcgttatatatatatatatagcttaagAGTATGTTCCATGTGTAAATTCTCCACATTAAAATAGAAGTTGcaaaaatatataatgataaagacaatatatatttatttgttgaGAAGATAACGATAATATAATGGATGACGATTTAAAAGTGAGCAACAGGTACCCCTGCGGTTAGCACTCACCTCACCACACATTATTggattaaattaaaatagttacACAGGGTTTGAGATTGAATGTGATTGCTTTGCATGTTTATGCTTATTAtgctttcactctctctctcacaTTGGTCCCCTCTCCACACTGCATCTAGGACCATGCTTCTATCTCTTTTCTAATCCAAACATATGTAAACTGCGGTTACCTCTTTTTGTATTTTCAGCTTCATTAAACTatgtaaaaaacataaaatatcagAAAAATTAATCACATACATATATTTCTATATATTATTCCtccaaattatttttctattatatatacACGTTATTTTACATGGTTTTGTAAAAATGGgtcaaaaattttatatgaatttGGAATTGATTTTTTATACCATGGCCAATTAGGTAAAATACATATATAGACTTACCCATTTTTACAATTTACAAAAAGTAAATACATGTTGACACCTATTGATACCTGATATAATTTGAGACTGCGTTTATTTTTGAGAATAGGATAGGATAAGACACGAGAATAAGATAGAACAAGACActgatggacagagacacaaaattttgtgttattgtattctgtttggtgataaactaaaacaaattatgaaaatttaatttattctcattttttttcattcaaaatatttgagatgaaaaatataataataaaaaaatataattatgaaaaattaacaaaaataataaaaaaaagaatgaaaaataagtggACACAAAATACACGAATTTAGTGGACACACTGTCTCTGTCCATATCTCTTCTATCAAACATAATTTTGTGTCTCAGTGTCCGTATCTCAATATCCTATCTCTGTAAACAAACGTAACCTAATTTCTGTTTTTTTAACCatcaaaataaattgaatgttTTGATGAGTGTACTGGATCAAAATGACCGACTGAGCCGGTTAATGGTATAAAACCTTGGAGGGTTTAAGTAAAGGTTCCGTGTACCATGGTTTTTGACAGGGTTTTTGGTTTTTCTGATTCCTGaattcttctttttttaaaaaaaaacaaacaaattttcCTGGAAAATTTACAGAGAAAGTGGATGTTTTTTAGCTTTGGCTTCTCCGTTCTCACATTTGCCTTAAAATTCATAACACGTTGCAGGAATTTCGCTTTTCTGAGCAGCAAACTGTAACAAGAGGTGAGACCACGTGTTCCGTTTCATCAACTTCTTTGTTCTTTACGCTAAGTTTTCGGTGCTTTTCAACTCTTGTGTATCACGGTGTCTGGGTGAGGGTTTTCATGCTTCCATGattttatctcttctctcttttctggaACTTAATGTAATGGCTTAAGCTGTTTGGATTTGATGAGTGGAATTGGTTATTCAATGAGATCTATCGTGTATCATCTGTGATCTATATTGTACTCTGAATTCCGGTTGCTTCTGTGCTAGTGAACTTGTCTTTCTTGTTCGTTGATAATTTATCACCATTTGTTTTCAGAAACTCTTGCTGAGTTGCtgtatttgttttatttatagTTTGAGCAGAATTTATCAGTTGAATCTTGAGTTACTTTGTATTTCATTTAAATACGTTTTTATGTTATATCCTCTGTGCTGTGCACGTGATTATCACATTTGAACGAGTGATTATGGACatgtattatgtatatattttttgttcgCCTTTACGTCAAGGGAATTGGATCCAGCTTCCAGTGAAAATTTATCAGTTGGCTTCATTTGAAATAGAGGATTGAGAATATTGTTAGATTGGAGTTTCCTTGCATTAAAAGTTTCAGCTGTGAGTGATTCTTTTTGAAATGATGTTTGGCTGAATCTAATTCCTTGCTAATGGAAAAATGATGtcgattttgtttgtaaatattGATATCTTCctaccttttatttatttattttaatttagtgtttGTAACTGGTACAATGTAACACATCTGAGCCTTTACTTGTGACTTAGAGTGTATACTGTTAAGCTTTCATATTGAGGTGTGATGAAGAGCCAAAGAGGTCAAGTAATATGAAGATTGTGCATTTATCTGATGATATCAATATTTTCTGGATTACAGGTTTCTTGCGTTTGATCAATCCATTTTGGCATGGTTCCTGAAATATGGTGCTGCAGAAGAGGTTAGACTATGGATTTAATGGCTACGAAGCACCAGCTGTTCCACGCGCTACCCGAACAACTAGAGTAAATATATTCTGCTTCTCATTGGGGCTactctcttttaatttattaaaaccatccatataattatatttcaaaatattttctagaGGAGAACCAAATTTCAAAGAAGAGTCCAAGATGATCAAATGTGCGCCATTGATTTATTGGCCACCCTAGCAGGTAAATTCTTTTTCCAAGATAAAGGGAATCCAACCATGCCTAGTGATGCATCAACAGATAAGGATCAGCATGGATTTGTTGAAGGGTGCCAAGATTCAGACAAACCTCTCAAAGATGAGCTTTTTTACAAACGAAGTTTTGACAACAACCACTTCCCTCACTTTTCTtcccaaacaaacaaacaaaattgtccattgaatgaactccaaaaTCACGAAATTGATGTCCATTTAGGCAATGCTTCTGTAATAATAAGTTCCTGTAGCTCAGAAAGGCTAGTTTCTGAGAAATTAGTGGATGCCAGATGCCCTAACAAAATGGAAAATTTTACTAGCAAAGACATATTAGGTTCTTCTGGTCATCCAGTGGTTAATTGTTGTAAATTAGATGGTGAAAGtaaaactaataaactaaagGATAAGCTGCATAAGCTTGAGAAGGTTTCAATTGATCTTGGGACTAAGATGCGTGGTTTTGAGGATCCATCAACTGAAAAGCCTCCTAGACGGATCAGTTTAGGTAGCAAAGCCAAGTTGTCGAAGTATGTTGACATATTTTCCTATAGCTCATTGCCCAAAGGCTGTGACAATGTGTCAGCAGTTAGAAGAGATGATGACGAAAACTTTTCTGGGTCTACTCACCCTTGTACAAAAACGAAGTCCTTTATGCCAGTGACTGGTATACATGGTAGAAGACTAAGGAAATTATTGACTTGTAAATATGGCAAAGTTGCTCAGGAGTCGAAGAATGATACACTTGCTAGCAGTGGTGAGTCATTATTTATGGTATGAAATTAGTTACTGAGCTCTTCTTTCTTTAACTTTCATGCTTCTTTGTATGTTTACTAATCTGGTTTTTCAACTGGAAACATGTTAATTTTAGATGAAACTTTGAAGTCAACTTACTCTAGTAAGAAGAACTACTATAAACGCCAAAGATCTCAGATGAATATTCCTTTCAAAAAGCGGAGGCGGTTTCATTGTAGCTCTGTTTCAAATTCCAGTGGATTTATAAGAAGTGCTGACATTTATTATTCACCTGAGAGTGGTAGGAATCAAGATTCCTCTCCAAGGATGCATGAAGCTTTTAATCTAAATGGCTTCCTCCTATTCaaactgctttttgttttttatcaGCAATGAAGTACGTTGGGATTATATTTTCTAAATAGATTCCAAAATCTTTTGCGCAGACTGTGGAATACCAGTCTTGGAATCCCCACTAGGATGTAGAAGAGGTGATCCTGGTATGAGAAGATTCTTACATGATTCTTTATGCATTCTGACTTGATTTTGTATAAGAATACAAAGGGGTTCTTACATGTAGATTTTTTTCTTTCAACCAGTGAATATTAGGATCAAGTCATTTACAGTCCCAGAGCTTTTTATTGAGATTCCAGAAACTGCTACCGTAGGATCCTTGAAGGTGTAATATCATAAATTTCATTTACGTGCTTTGTCATAACATAAgtcattctgtttttttttttttcacacaaCTTATTCTGCTGCAGAGGACAGTTATGGATGCAGTAACTACTGTGCTTGGAGGTGGATTACACGTTGGTGTCGTACTTCAAGGAAAGAAAGTTAGAGATGACAGTAAAACTCTACTTCAAGCTGGAATATCCCATGATAACCAGTTGGATGCTTTGGGTTTCACATTGGAGCCTAATGTTTCACAAAGCCTACCACCTCTACATGCTTCAACATCACATTCTCTAATAAGGTAATCCATAACTAACAAAGTATATTTTCTAGCATCATCAGCATGGTTTTCTGTAATTGTTATTCATAGTTTTGTTCTACAAAATTTTATTGTTGAATTTcacatctaaaattttaaatatgataatTCAGGTATCCTTCCAATCCAGCTGTAACTCATCAGAGGACTCGAGGTATTTCTGACATGTTACTTGATCATCAAGTAACCAGTTTAGGTAACCATGTTGAAAGTGAGCATGATTCAGCACCTTCTCTAATCAACAAAGTTAAGGAGAAGAGTACCGTAGATTCTAAACAACTGGTTTCTTTTCCTGAAATGAGTAAGGATGAAAAAGTTATGATACCTGTGGTCCAGAAGTCAAAGCGATCTGAGATTTTGCAGCGGCGAATTCGTCGGCCTTTTTCAGTTGATGAAgtggaagcactgattcaagcaGTTGAGAAACTGGGAACTGGAAGGTAAGATTTAAGtttgttaaattattataatgGGGTCTTCACATATACATTGATAAGTAACTGATTAAGGCCAACAGAAAATAATTAGTTACTAATACCTATACTGTTTGTTTGCAATAATGAAATAAAAGTGCACAGTCTGTCTTCTTTCTTTTAAATGAGTATATGTTTAGATATTTCCTCTGACAATCCCTGAtatatttgtatactttttgttaCAATCAGGTGGCGCGATGTTAAATGTCATGCTTTCGGTAACGTGGACCATCGGACATATGTGGATTTAAAGGTAAAACTGTTTGTGACTTCTTCTGCACCGCAACTACACTAGCTTGTTTATATTGTGTTGATCCGAAAAGGTTTATTTCTTGCTTCTTCATCTTTGAAGTTTGAACTTCTTTGTCAAGGGTTAGATAGTTGAATTCTAGGATGATAGACAGGATACTTTTGGTATGACTTATCTTGAATAAATTGAATTTGTTCTATAAATACTTGATTATCtgtgataataatttaatatagtgATGGgtcagaaataaataaataagcaaaCAAGAGTTTAATTTCTATGAATTGTCGGCATAAAAAACGGACATTTAATTAGGtggtcaagaacataaaaatggCAAACTTCCAAACCCGATATCTAAAAAGAACCACAGCAGCAATACCTTGTTGGATGTCAATATAAAGTCTTTTATATTGTGAGTGCATTTCTGGGATTGAGCAGGATAAATGGAAAACACTGGTGCACACGGCAGGAATAT
Coding sequences:
- the LOC112736641 gene encoding oxysterol-binding protein-related protein 3C gives rise to the protein MGSPKKNESKGFFASVSSSFSVFSNAMHRSVNGLLGYEGVEVINPEGGKEDAEEEAQRGRWKQEDRDSYWKMMQKYIGADVTSMVTLPVIIFEPMTMLQKMAELMEYSYLLDRADESEDPYMRLVYASSWAISVYFAYQRTWKPFNPILGETYELVNHGGITFLAEQVSHHPPMSAGHAENDHFAYDVTSKLKTKFLGNSVDVYPVGRTRVTLKRDGVVLDLVPPPTKVNNLIFGRTWVDSPGEMIMTNLTTGDKAVLYFQPCGWFGAGRYEIDGYIYNSSEEPKILMTGKWNESLSYQPCDPEGEPLPNTEMKEVWHVADVPPNDKFQYTHFAHKINSFDTAPKKLLASDSRLRPDRYALELGDLSKAGTEKTSLEERQRAEKRTREANGHNFTPRWFDLTEEVTTTPWGELEIYQYNGKYSEHRASIDNSGSIDNVDVKSTEFNPWQYGNLSTE
- the LOC112736646 gene encoding telomere repeat-binding protein 5; this encodes MVLQKRLDYGFNGYEAPAVPRATRTTRRRTKFQRRVQDDQMCAIDLLATLAGKFFFQDKGNPTMPSDASTDKDQHGFVEGCQDSDKPLKDELFYKRSFDNNHFPHFSSQTNKQNCPLNELQNHEIDVHLGNASVIISSCSSERLVSEKLVDARCPNKMENFTSKDILGSSGHPVVNCCKLDGESKTNKLKDKLHKLEKVSIDLGTKMRGFEDPSTEKPPRRISLGSKAKLSKYVDIFSYSSLPKGCDNVSAVRRDDDENFSGSTHPCTKTKSFMPVTGIHGRRLRKLLTCKYGKVAQESKNDTLASSDETLKSTYSSKKNYYKRQRSQMNIPFKKRRRFHCSSVSNSSGFIRSADIYYSPESDCGIPVLESPLGCRRGDPVNIRIKSFTVPELFIEIPETATVGSLKRTVMDAVTTVLGGGLHVGVVLQGKKVRDDSKTLLQAGISHDNQLDALGFTLEPNVSQSLPPLHASTSHSLIRYPSNPAVTHQRTRGISDMLLDHQVTSLGNHVESEHDSAPSLINKVKEKSTVDSKQLVSFPEMSKDEKVMIPVVQKSKRSEILQRRIRRPFSVDEVEALIQAVEKLGTGRWRDVKCHAFGNVDHRTYVDLKDKWKTLVHTAGISPRQRRGEPVPQDLLDRVLKAQAYWSQHQTKQHHETNLLDQGLPIGPGYVHGITA